The nucleotide sequence GACTCCGGCATCGAAACCGAATTCACCACAACACCATCCAAGGGCGTCATCATCAACGCCGGCGGACAATCAGCCCCCGGAGTGAACGAACTCATCAGCGCTGGCATCCAGACGGTCGGCGACCTCGTCACATCCAACCTGAATATCGGCGGCTACGGAATTGGCGCGCAAGGTGGCGCCATCGATGCGGTGTTGAAGCCGTTTTATACGGACACGGTGTTGGCGTGGATTTCGGTGAAGTTGCCTCATCGGATTGCGCAGTCCGGGTCGTCGCATTACAAGGAGTATCACCTTGACCTGCCGGGGAAGGCGTACACGCTGTCGTCGGTGATGGCGATTCGTGCGGGGATTGTGGCGACGGCGCGGAAGAAGAACGCCAAGGTGAAGGTGACGGCGTTGACTCCGTATGTGGTGGGTTGGCCTGGGTATGGCCACCTCTACAAGGGTGATCGTGGTTCGTTTGAGGTGGCTGGTGATACGCGCCGTGAGATTCATGTTGAGCGGGTGATGTCGGCGAAGTTGGAGTGGTCGGCGGATCATTTTGCGCAGTGGGAACTCGAGTTTGGTCCGCGTGAGGATGAGGACCCGATGACTCGTTTGATGCGTGAGATTGCTGGTTTGGCGACTGCTGCGTCGGAGCTCGGCCTGTTCTAACGGAAACTTTCGGATAGCAGGTTATCCTGTTGGGTGGCGAATAAGCGAGCACCACTAGCCCCAGAGCATGTAGCCGAATGGCGGATCGATCTCAACGACGGGAGAGGGCACCTCGAGGTGCCGGCCAGCCAGTCGGGTGGTGGGAGTGCCGTTCCTGCGGGAATCTGTGCAGGAGTCGCAGTCGTCTCGGCGGTTGCGGAAGTGGTGCCGCAAGTGTGCTGGTAAGCAGGGCGCTGAGGTTAACCGCGGCAACGCGGCCACGGCATCCCGGATCGCTGTCCACCTGCAAGGTGAGTGGATCGACGAGAAGCCGCACACTTCGGTGTCGGCGAAGTCGAACTACAAAGCAGCGTGGCGGTGTGGAACGTGTGGGCATGAGTGGCGGGCGACGGTGAAGAACCGGAGCAACGGCTCAGGATGCCCACGGTGTTACCGGCTCTCAGATAAGACCGGTGCGGCGTCCGCACGGTCACGGGCCGCTGCCAAGTCAGATCCACTATCGACTATCCGATCGCCGCCTGGTGGTCAGATCGCAACCCGCACACCCCGGAGGGAGTGAGCCGCGGCTCCGCGGAACCGGCATGGTGGAACTGCTCCACCTGCGGGACGGAGTTCTCCGCGAACGCCGAAAGGAATCCGGGGCGAGGCGGTGCAATGCGAGCTTGCTCGTACACACACCGCGGCACCAGCTATGCAGCGAACGCAGCAACCGCCAATCCGCTCAGCGAGGAGCTACGCGGACAGCTCGTGGACCCCGCCCTTGGTGTCACGTCGGCGGGGTCGAACACGAAGTTGCAGTGGGTGTGCGCTGACGGGCACATTGTGGGCTGCACCGAAGGACCGAGGGCGGGGCAACGGGTGTCCCGCTTGTGCGAAGCACATTTCTCGAGCCGAAATCGAGGTCGCCGACTTTGTGCGGACGCTCACCGCGACGTGGTCACCAGCACGCGGTCGGTGATCGCACCAACGAACTCGACATCTACATCCCGTCGAAGAACATCGCGGTCGAGTTCAACGGCCTGTACTGGCATTCGGAGGACGCCGGGAAGGACCGCCACTACCACCAGCGGAAGTGCAGCGGTGCGCCGACAAGGGCATCCAGATGGTGACTGTGTGGGAAGACGACTGGCGTGACCGCCGGGACATCTGCCAACGCATGATCGCCCGCAAGCTGGGCGTGTCTCAGGAACGCCGCTGAATGCGCGCAGTCTCACCGTGACCGCGGTAGATCGGGTGGAGGTCCGCGACTTCCTCGAGGCCAACCACATTCAGGGTGCGACCGCAATGAGTGAAGC is from Gordonia westfalica and encodes:
- a CDS encoding zinc-ribbon domain-containing protein, with the protein product MQESQSSRRLRKWCRKCAGKQGAEVNRGNAATASRIAVHLQGEWIDEKPHTSVSAKSNYKAAWRCGTCGHEWRATVKNRSNGSGCPRCYRLSDKTGAASARSRAAAKSDPLSTIRSPPGGQIATRTPRRE